A window of Haliscomenobacter hydrossis DSM 1100 contains these coding sequences:
- a CDS encoding T9SS-dependent M36 family metallopeptidase codes for MKRFSSLFVTLVLIGLIGVVPQLQAQQLDGLNQALRHLQQNSSRWKLTAEDLKGLTVSHEHQSEHNGVTHIYFAQTHEGIEIYNAVSGIHLKDSKVIFVADRFIADVASRVNALKPALKPEKALLRVADDLGMPEKRSDIRILRAEKNHSAEFAGGNLSRSTIPAHLMYYPTAGGRLRLSWVLEIEDPRSADHWMTFVDAHTGVVLEKVNHTISCTFPGHNHSAQLISDECLQEAGLQRMAMPAQTPTETESPTPFADGASYNVFPVPVESPLHGQRKIVSNPADPTASPYGWHDTNGVPGAEYNITRGNNTYTYLDANADNRPDTIVVPNGGANLSFNYTFNPNLEPSKSRAAAITQLFYMNNIMHDFSYQYGFTEAAGNFQQNNYGKGGRPNDAVNAEAQDGEGTDNANFAAGVDGNPGRMQMYIWSGAGGNSYIEAPAGIAGKYPIRAASFGQRLSTTPLTGEIAVGIDASMSSNLGCQTLLNPASLKGKIVLIDRGTCTFERKALNAQLAGAIACVVCNFENTLPAGLGDDVAVSGVTIPAVGMRSGDCELMKQALANRETVRLTLVAPEINGPDSLDASFDNGIIAHEYAHGISIRLTGGPSIVTCLNNDEQMGEGWSDFFTLVTTVKPDQNGKLARGIGNYVLYEDLQGTGIRRAAYSTDMRVNNQTYDAIIGTSAPHPVGEVWAATLWDLYWAFVDKYGWDADLYRGKGGNNIAIQLVMDGMKLQNCSPGFIDGRDAILAADAVNNGGANECLIWEVFARRGLGWSADQGSSNNRNDGLQTFDKRPECIKTLKVEKVVNGIVNAGDTLNVTLLVYNHKDTPVNTAILSDELPSGLTLIPASVIGSNKTTLNSGLVSFELGKLEPGSSKVIRYSAVSSRNKPSIRQVIDDVEGTSLLAQTSLEGPDTFRISTSNPYKGNKAWMIPGGRTSVDQVLYLKTPILVSGRQPVLRFFHDYSIEAAQDAGILEISTNGGNIWQVIPDSLIFRNGYPRPVIYLTFSMPNLRGFSGTSGEYVPTYVNLSKYIGQQIQVRFRYGSNTDGNGPVRSQGWSIDDIEFMDLVNYDGEVCLTTAEGDKVCSKAPSKGTLVEPGTITTSTRDLQGQTRIAIYPNPTGDRINVQLDGLPAGKAQVILLSPEGRILQTQEMSNRNADSRLLAFDLSSLPAGIYLMQVKGEGLNRVEKVVKF; via the coding sequence ATGAAGAGATTCTCCTCCTTATTTGTCACCCTCGTACTAATTGGTCTGATTGGGGTGGTGCCACAATTGCAGGCCCAACAACTTGATGGCCTCAATCAAGCCTTACGGCATCTACAACAAAACAGCAGTCGGTGGAAACTTACTGCGGAGGACTTAAAAGGGTTAACCGTAAGCCATGAACACCAAAGCGAACACAACGGAGTTACCCACATTTATTTTGCCCAAACCCATGAAGGAATTGAAATTTATAACGCTGTATCCGGCATACACCTCAAGGACAGCAAGGTGATTTTTGTAGCAGATCGATTTATTGCGGATGTTGCCTCCAGGGTGAATGCACTAAAACCAGCATTAAAACCCGAAAAGGCCCTGTTGCGGGTAGCAGATGATTTAGGAATGCCAGAAAAACGCAGTGACATTCGGATTTTACGCGCTGAAAAAAATCACTCGGCTGAATTTGCGGGAGGAAACCTCTCCCGCAGCACCATTCCTGCACACTTGATGTATTACCCCACTGCTGGGGGGCGCTTGCGTTTGAGTTGGGTGCTGGAGATTGAAGACCCGCGCAGTGCTGATCACTGGATGACTTTTGTTGATGCCCATACTGGAGTGGTGTTGGAGAAGGTAAATCATACCATTTCCTGCACTTTCCCGGGCCATAACCACTCGGCACAACTCATTTCTGATGAATGTTTGCAAGAGGCTGGTTTACAACGGATGGCCATGCCTGCACAAACACCAACCGAGACGGAAAGTCCAACGCCATTTGCCGATGGGGCCAGTTACAATGTGTTTCCCGTTCCAGTAGAAAGCCCTTTGCATGGGCAGCGCAAAATAGTGAGCAATCCTGCTGACCCGACTGCCTCCCCTTATGGCTGGCACGATACCAACGGGGTTCCTGGTGCGGAATACAACATTACACGTGGGAACAACACGTATACTTATCTTGATGCAAATGCAGACAACCGGCCAGATACCATCGTGGTACCCAATGGTGGGGCCAATCTGAGTTTTAACTATACCTTCAACCCCAATCTGGAACCCAGCAAATCTCGCGCTGCCGCCATCACCCAGTTGTTTTACATGAACAACATCATGCACGATTTTAGTTACCAGTACGGTTTTACTGAAGCTGCGGGTAATTTTCAACAGAACAATTATGGTAAAGGGGGCCGCCCCAATGACGCGGTCAACGCCGAAGCACAAGATGGCGAAGGCACTGATAATGCAAACTTTGCAGCGGGAGTAGATGGCAACCCTGGTCGCATGCAAATGTACATCTGGAGTGGCGCCGGAGGAAATTCATACATTGAAGCTCCCGCAGGTATTGCTGGCAAGTATCCCATTCGTGCCGCCAGCTTTGGCCAACGTTTAAGCACTACGCCCCTCACCGGAGAAATAGCAGTGGGTATCGATGCCAGCATGAGCTCAAACCTGGGTTGTCAGACCCTGCTCAATCCGGCCAGCCTTAAAGGTAAAATTGTATTGATAGATCGGGGTACCTGTACTTTTGAACGCAAAGCCCTCAATGCTCAACTTGCCGGTGCAATAGCCTGTGTGGTTTGTAATTTTGAAAACACCTTGCCCGCAGGCCTGGGTGACGATGTCGCGGTCAGTGGTGTAACCATCCCGGCAGTTGGGATGCGTTCGGGTGATTGTGAACTGATGAAACAGGCGCTAGCCAATCGCGAAACGGTCAGATTGACTTTGGTTGCCCCGGAAATAAATGGCCCCGATTCGCTGGATGCCAGCTTTGACAATGGCATTATCGCCCATGAATATGCCCATGGCATTTCCATTCGCCTCACCGGAGGTCCTTCCATAGTGACTTGTTTGAACAATGACGAACAAATGGGAGAAGGTTGGAGTGATTTTTTTACATTGGTGACTACCGTAAAGCCAGACCAGAATGGCAAACTAGCCAGGGGAATTGGCAACTACGTGTTGTATGAAGATTTGCAAGGCACTGGAATCCGTCGGGCTGCCTATTCAACGGATATGCGCGTAAACAACCAGACCTACGACGCCATCATTGGAACCAGTGCTCCACATCCAGTAGGAGAAGTATGGGCTGCTACACTTTGGGATCTTTATTGGGCTTTTGTAGACAAATACGGCTGGGATGCAGATTTATACCGTGGAAAGGGTGGCAACAACATCGCCATCCAGTTGGTGATGGATGGAATGAAACTACAGAATTGCAGCCCTGGATTTATTGATGGCCGCGATGCCATTCTCGCCGCAGATGCTGTCAACAATGGCGGTGCCAACGAGTGCCTGATCTGGGAAGTATTTGCCCGCCGAGGCCTGGGCTGGAGTGCTGACCAAGGGAGTAGCAATAACCGCAACGATGGACTCCAAACGTTTGACAAACGCCCGGAATGCATCAAAACCCTCAAAGTAGAGAAGGTGGTCAATGGCATTGTCAACGCCGGAGATACCCTGAATGTGACTTTATTGGTATACAACCACAAAGATACCCCCGTAAACACGGCTATACTTAGTGATGAACTCCCCAGTGGATTAACCTTGATCCCGGCATCCGTAATCGGTTCCAATAAAACTACACTCAACTCGGGGTTGGTATCTTTTGAATTGGGTAAACTGGAGCCGGGAAGCAGCAAAGTGATCCGCTACAGCGCAGTCAGTAGCCGCAATAAACCATCCATTCGTCAGGTTATTGACGATGTAGAAGGGACAAGTCTGCTGGCACAAACTTCGCTGGAAGGCCCGGATACGTTCCGCATCAGTACCTCGAATCCCTACAAAGGCAACAAAGCCTGGATGATCCCGGGAGGGCGTACTTCTGTTGACCAGGTTTTGTATTTAAAAACCCCGATCTTGGTGAGTGGTCGTCAACCCGTATTGCGTTTTTTCCACGATTACTCCATCGAAGCGGCACAAGATGCCGGTATCTTAGAAATATCTACCAATGGAGGCAACATTTGGCAAGTCATTCCCGATAGTTTGATCTTCCGCAATGGTTATCCCCGCCCGGTCATCTACCTTACTTTTTCCATGCCCAATTTGCGCGGTTTTTCGGGAACCTCTGGAGAGTATGTCCCAACCTATGTCAACCTCAGCAAATATATAGGTCAACAGATTCAAGTACGGTTCCGCTACGGTTCCAATACCGATGGAAATGGACCAGTTCGTTCGCAAGGTTGGTCTATTGATGACATTGAGTTTATGGACCTGGTCAATTACGATGGCGAAGTTTGTCTGACCACTGCCGAAGGAGATAAAGTGTGCAGCAAGGCACCTTCCAAAGGAACCTTGGTAGAGCCAGGTACCATCACGACTTCTACCCGCGATCTCCAGGGTCAAACCAGGATCGCCATCTATCCCAACCCAACGGGTGATCGAATTAACGTACAATTGGATGGTTTACCTGCCGGGAAGGCACAAGTCATTTTGCTCAGTCCCGAAGGCCGCATCCTGCAAACGCAGGAGATGTCGAACCGCAACGCCGACAGTCGCTTGTTGGCTTTCGACTTGTCCAGCTTGCCCGCAGGTATTTATTTGATGCAAGTGAAAGGAGAGGGGCTTAATCGGGTGGAGAAAGTAGTTAAGTTTTAG
- a CDS encoding DUF4197 domain-containing protein — protein sequence MIQRTFLVVALAFFAFSCDTLSNLITSVYAEPTEAEIGSGLKEALEIGIGKGSDALSQIDGYFKSPYKILLPEEARKITNKLKNVPGFSDLENVILEKINRGAEDAAKQAKPIFVDAIRAMTFSDALSILTGGSQDAATQFLQRGTNEQLYTAFNPTINASLDKFDARKIWSDAVKVYNKIPLVEKANPDLGDYVTREALKGLFAMVAKEEQNIRTNVSARTSELLRKVFAKQDKK from the coding sequence ATGATTCAAAGAACCTTTTTAGTCGTGGCGCTGGCCTTTTTCGCTTTTTCTTGCGATACCCTTTCTAACCTCATCACCTCCGTGTACGCTGAACCTACCGAAGCCGAAATTGGCTCGGGTTTAAAAGAAGCCCTGGAAATTGGCATTGGCAAAGGCTCTGACGCGCTATCACAAATAGACGGCTATTTCAAAAGCCCCTATAAGATTTTGCTGCCTGAAGAAGCGCGCAAAATCACCAACAAACTGAAAAATGTACCCGGATTTTCGGATTTGGAAAACGTCATTCTGGAGAAAATCAACCGTGGTGCCGAAGATGCAGCCAAACAAGCCAAACCGATTTTCGTGGATGCCATTCGCGCCATGACCTTTAGCGATGCGCTGAGTATCCTCACCGGAGGCAGCCAGGATGCGGCTACGCAGTTTTTGCAACGCGGTACCAATGAGCAGCTGTACACCGCATTTAATCCAACCATCAACGCATCTTTGGACAAATTTGATGCCCGCAAAATTTGGTCAGACGCGGTTAAAGTGTACAATAAAATCCCTCTGGTAGAAAAAGCGAACCCAGATCTTGGGGATTATGTTACCCGCGAAGCCCTGAAAGGCCTGTTTGCCATGGTGGCTAAAGAAGAACAGAACATCCGCACCAACGTATCGGCACGGACGAGTGAGCTCTTGCGGAAGGTTTTTGCGAAGCAAGACAAGAAGTAA
- a CDS encoding porin family protein — MKNVLLLAVLFLALISGTHAQSTLHVGVRSGLQMSTIQQSDLLNELTPKADYNYGNTTAAFAELDFGSNFSVQAELGYAARGFRYDLQEDVKIGDFEIPLGGRADFRFNTLEVPVLFKAKSGQDAVRFYAQVGPYVAYNLNSKLTARTTGIINIKLFETNIDLDAINYNRMEVGALAGAGMEINTSFGRIFLDGRYQYGFTANADIPVVQETFRSRGISIQAGFGIPLN; from the coding sequence ATGAAAAATGTATTGTTGCTCGCCGTTTTGTTTCTTGCTTTGATCTCCGGTACGCACGCACAGAGCACCTTGCACGTTGGTGTACGCTCGGGTTTACAAATGAGCACCATTCAACAATCCGATTTGTTGAATGAACTTACCCCCAAAGCAGATTACAACTATGGCAATACCACTGCAGCCTTCGCTGAACTGGATTTTGGCAGCAATTTTTCGGTACAAGCTGAATTGGGCTACGCGGCACGCGGCTTCCGCTACGATTTGCAAGAAGACGTAAAAATTGGCGACTTTGAAATTCCACTCGGTGGCCGCGCTGATTTCCGTTTCAATACCCTGGAAGTTCCCGTACTGTTTAAAGCCAAATCTGGCCAGGATGCAGTGCGCTTTTATGCCCAGGTAGGCCCTTATGTTGCCTACAACCTCAACAGCAAACTGACCGCCAGAACGACGGGCATCATCAACATCAAGTTGTTTGAGACCAATATTGACCTGGATGCCATCAACTACAACCGCATGGAAGTGGGTGCATTGGCTGGCGCAGGGATGGAAATCAACACCAGCTTTGGTCGTATTTTCCTGGATGGACGTTACCAATATGGCTTTACGGCCAATGCTGATATTCCTGTGGTACAGGAAACTTTCCGCAGCCGGGGTATCTCGATCCAGGCAGGGTTTGGGATACCGTTGAACTAG
- a CDS encoding SCO family protein gives MRKWLFWLILPLMVGCQLGAPDQNAPLPILGEFEVVNGDTIYHTIRDFSFINQDSQEVNNQTFAGKAYVVDFFFISCPTICPKVKKQMLRLYERFKDEDKLVLLSHTIDTEHDTIPRLKKFATDLGVGLPQWQFVTGVKDSIYGIANDYFSIAQEDPNAPGGFDHSGRLILVDPQRRVRAFCDGTDPKSVDQFMEDVERLLGEMK, from the coding sequence ATGCGGAAATGGTTGTTTTGGCTGATCCTGCCTCTAATGGTGGGTTGCCAATTGGGTGCTCCCGATCAAAATGCTCCACTGCCAATTTTAGGGGAATTCGAAGTGGTAAATGGGGATACCATTTACCACACCATTCGCGATTTTTCCTTTATTAATCAAGACAGTCAGGAGGTCAATAATCAGACTTTTGCGGGCAAAGCCTATGTGGTGGATTTTTTCTTCATCTCTTGTCCCACCATCTGTCCCAAAGTAAAAAAACAAATGCTGCGTTTGTACGAGCGTTTTAAGGATGAGGACAAGTTGGTCTTGCTTTCGCATACCATTGATACCGAGCACGATACTATTCCACGGCTGAAAAAATTTGCCACGGATCTTGGCGTCGGCCTCCCCCAATGGCAATTTGTGACGGGGGTGAAAGATTCCATTTACGGCATTGCCAATGATTACTTCAGCATTGCCCAGGAGGATCCCAATGCACCAGGTGGTTTTGACCACAGTGGCAGGCTCATTCTGGTAGATCCGCAGCGCCGCGTTCGCGCTTTTTGTGACGGCACCGATCCGAAGTCGGTTGATCAGTTTATGGAAGACGTGGAACGGCTGCTAGGGGAAATGAAATAG